CCCCGGCAGACTGGGGCGACAGCGACAAGCTTGATATCGGACACATGGTTTTGGCGATGGGAAGCCCGTTTGGTTTAAGCGAATCGGTGACGCTGGGAATCATCAGCGCCAAGGGACGCCGTTCGCTTCAATTAGGCAGTGGTTCGGAAGTTCTTAATCAAAACTTTTTACAGACCGATGCTGCAATCAATCCTGGTAACAGTGGTGGCCCCCTGATTGACCTGGAAGGGAAGATCATCGGGATCAATACGGCGATCGCTTCCAACAGTGGAGGCAATGATGGTATCGGTTTCAGTATTCCCAGTAAGCTGGTACGACACGTCTTTAATCAGCTTGTCAAATACGGTCAGGTGTATCGGGCTTACCTCGGCGTTCAGCTCGACCCCGAATTCAGCGTCGCAACAGCGGGACGATTAAAAATGGACCGTGTCAGAGGTGCTCGCGTTGTGAAAGTGATTTCAAACACGCCCGCTTCTCGTGCAAATTTGAAATATGATGATGTCATCCTGAGTTTCGGCGGAATTGATGTTCTGGATCAGAATCACTTGATCAACCTGGTCAGCCTGACTGCCATCGACAACAGAGTCAGCGTGGTTTTGCTCCGAAATGGCCGCAAAGTGAATGTGATGGTCGAACTGGCTAACAGACAAATTCTTGACGAACTGGAGCGGAAGCAAAAAGAATCTCAACAATCTTCACGACGCTTCAGAACTCCGGCGGAACCGATGAGTTTCCAGAAAGTCAAGTATTCCGAAGCGCAGGATATCCTGACAGGCCTACAACTCTACGGCATGAACGAAGATCTCGCCGACCAGTTGGGATTTGAGAAATCACAGTCGGGATTACTGGTGATGAATGTAGACCAACAGAGTTCGCTTCATGGCGTTGTTGGTTTATATGACGTCATCGAAGAAGTCGCCGGGACTCCCGTGCGAAATCTGAGTGAATTCCGTCAGGTCTTAAGCCAGAATCAAACGCGGAATAATCTGGTACTCAAGATTTCCAACGGCAAGCAGGGAAAACCGCATCATCAGCTCGTCATCTGGCAGAGGAAGTAATCCAACTTCTCTGCGGCCCCTCTGAGACGGAATCTAGTACAACAGCTGGATTCCAGAGAAATGATCAGCGTACAAACTACTTGAAACAAGGTTCGTTGTCCCAATTGGGTTCTGCTTCAACGAAAAAAACCAGGTCAGATTGTTCTGACCTGGTTTTGTTTTTTCTCGTCACACTCTGATTCGATTAGTCTCGATAGAATCGAGTCAACTCTTCAAACAGTAGTGGATCGCGGATGGAATCGCTGGCGAGACGTGCTCGGAAACGATGGTTTCCTTCAACAGTACCCCGCACGATGACCTGGTACTGAACTGAATCTCCGGGTGCCAGATCTCCCAGCGACTTGAAGACAACCACACCATTTTCAGCGATGTGCTGAGTCGGGCCGGTTGCAGAGATCAATTCAACTCCTGGTGGCAATTCACAAGAGACAGAAACACTGGAAGCAGACTTACTACCGTCGTTCTGAACGACGACTTTGTAACCAGTTTCTGTACCGATTTCAACCGGGTCGTCCAGATCGGCAATTTCGAGAACCAGTTGTGCTGTACCTTCAATTCGAGTTTGAATCTGAGCATCTGATTTCACGTTGTGTTCTGAGATCGCTCGAACATGATGAACGTAGTTACCAATCG
This window of the Gimesia fumaroli genome carries:
- a CDS encoding trypsin-like peptidase domain-containing protein, encoding MKNRYSLLLVLALIASASLWNTCFESPLNSKQLEAKVPSQSNRRQQHSAIFGHSSLHDGSKHLAKIAKLATPSVVHIQCERQTPRGAVEETGSGVIVRGEGAPGLYIVTNRHVVRDSNGRSISIQLHDGRVIHPERKWEDKDTDLAILKISVKDLTPADWGDSDKLDIGHMVLAMGSPFGLSESVTLGIISAKGRRSLQLGSGSEVLNQNFLQTDAAINPGNSGGPLIDLEGKIIGINTAIASNSGGNDGIGFSIPSKLVRHVFNQLVKYGQVYRAYLGVQLDPEFSVATAGRLKMDRVRGARVVKVISNTPASRANLKYDDVILSFGGIDVLDQNHLINLVSLTAIDNRVSVVLLRNGRKVNVMVELANRQILDELERKQKESQQSSRRFRTPAEPMSFQKVKYSEAQDILTGLQLYGMNEDLADQLGFEKSQSGLLVMNVDQQSSLHGVVGLYDVIEEVAGTPVRNLSEFRQVLSQNQTRNNLVLKISNGKQGKPHHQLVIWQRK